From the Cucumis sativus cultivar 9930 chromosome 5, Cucumber_9930_V3, whole genome shotgun sequence genome, the window GTTGTGCCTGTTACTGGACCACCTCCTACCACTACTCCATCAGGTCCCCCACTCATTAGCTTATCTTTGTCTGATCCTGTACATTAGATGCATAAACTCTGAAGTATACTAATTGACATTTAGATCTGGTATTTGAGGTATAATTCGAAATAGGTGGATTTAGATTCTTATGTTATAtgggattttttttaccaGACACAAAACCTAtcactaaataaattaaaagagattAATGCTCAAAGATATCAACTTTGAGAGGGGTGAAACATGTCGGATTTAGTTTGGTTTTATTGGTGCAAAATTGGGTGCCCTTATAAGAATTTTAGCTCATCGGTCTTAGTTGCCAATTGGCACTCTTTTTGTAATCACCTTTAGGTGCTTGGGGTTTCcccttatttcattttatcaaagtAGATTTAAGTAGATAGTTAAAGTCAGAGCACTTTTGTGTAACTCTTTGTCTTTTGGTTTCTCAGTGTTTGGTGTGACCGAATCTTTTTGCTGCTTCTTTGgttcttttattcttcttaatAGAAAGGATTGGAAAAGTTATCCATTCCAACTCTTGTTAAGTTGAGAGTTCTCTggctatataaaaaaattcacgTGTATATTTGCAACAAGTGTTTCACacttgcatttttcttttgtctatCCCAGTAAATGGACCTATCATTAACCGGCAGCCCGTTTCTGTTCCTAATGGCCCTACTGCTACTGTGAAAGTTGTAAGAGCCATTTccttttattcttaatttttatcaaagaaaCTCGGCTTTTATGATATTCTTCCAACTTGAATCATGCTCCACCATAATTTTGTTCAGGAACCAAATACTGTTACTTCTATGACAAATGGATCTGGATATCCACCACATATGCCATCGGTTGTTCGTGCAGCTTCACAGGGAGTCCCGAGCTTGCAAACTTCTTCACCACTTTCTTCTCAGGAGATGATCACAAATAATGAGAACACACAAGATCTTAAACCTCTAGTGACTGGTGTTCCACAGCCAGTACGGTCCTTGGGTCCTGCCAATGTTAGCATTCTGAATAATATTTCTCAAGCACGAGTGATGAGCACTGCTGCGTTAAATGGAGGAACTTCCATAGGACTCCCATCTATGGGTCAAACCCCAATAGCCATGCATGTATCCAATATGATATCCAGTGGAATGGGATCATCTGTGCCTGCTGCacaaaatgtattttcatcTGGTCAATCGGGCATGACATCAATAAATGGATCTTCAACACTTTCACAGGTTGCACCAAACTCAGGTATAAGTTCACTTACTTCAGGAAACAACAATATTTCTGGAAATCCAAATATTGCCACTTCACAAGCAGTAGGAAATCTCCAAGGTAGTGTTAGTGTGAGTCAATCAGTACCTGGGATTAGCCAAGGAAATCTTGCTGGGACACAAGTGGTACAAAGTGGAATTGGCGTGAGCCAAAATGTTATGAGCAACCTAACCCAACCTGGTGTTTCTTCTGGAAATGGTACGATGATTCCTACTCCAGGAATGCCTCAACAAGTTCAAAATGGGATGCATTCACTTGGCATGAACAATGCAGCAGCTAATATGCCATTACCACAGCATTCAGCAGGTGCTTTGCAACAACAAGCACAATCCAAATACGTGAAATTTTGGGAGGTATGTTGTGAATGTACCTGTGTGTGTTTACGTGATAGCCATGATAATATATCCACTAGAAAGTTGAACTATTCTGTCTTCTAACTtctaatcatttaaaaaatctttcttctctttcaagTGCGTGATCGAGATATTGTATCTCCCTCATATAAGAAATCAATGCGAAGAAGCATATTGTGGGTGCGTGTGTTTTGTTCTATTATATTATAGGATATAGAAGTGTGGTATTAAGAATTTAAGGTTAAATTGAGTTACGCTTACCATTTAATCAAATgtgtgaaatataaaatttgttggacaacttaaacttaaacttGGTTTCCTCAATGTGCTTCTAGTTTCTTCATTACTCGTTAAGTTCTTTTTGAAGATATGTGCGATGTTTTGTGTTACTTGCTAGGAAAAAGGTCCGAGTAAAAATGTTGGTTACAtagaatttttgtttattcctAATTTCCATACTAGATTGGATTACTTTTAAAGTTGTACGTTTTCTTCCAATGATGTTCCTCATCTTCCTTGgttcaatttgttttaaaaaaattgattaccTGGAATAATTGGTAGCACTGTTCTTTCTAAGTAGAAAttagaagtttaattttgtggGATGAAAATTATCTCAAACATTGTTTGTGCATGGCAATGCAGGGAAATCTATCTGGTCAGAGACAAGGCCAGCCTGTTTTTATTACAAGAATGGAAGTATGTTTCTGATCATCCGCTAGTTATTCtagtaaaaattgattttacaTTGAAGGCTTTTGTAGTGATTAGAAAATTACGTTTTCTCTTACACGATGTCAAGTCATACATTTATGCTTAACTAATTAAGTTGTTTCTATCAGGGTTACAGGAGTGCTTCAGCTTCTGACAAGTAAGTTGACTATGGCTCTGAGTTTTATACTTAACCTTTCATATGTTTGTCAccttttagtaatatatattagattcttataaaaaaaattatgtccatatatatttaactcaTTAAggcatttttttataaatttgtgaaCCATTTCGCATACTTTTtacctccctccctccctccctccctcttGGTATTTTGTTGACTTTAtctacttcacatttacatgTGTGTGTGATCGGTTCAAATTTTTTCGTTGAAGTGGAGTCATCTATctatcttctatttttatagGCTTGCTGCAAACTGGCCACAGACAATGCAAATAGTTCGGCTTATCTCACAAGATCACATGAAtaataagtaatttttttcttagtgGGATAATAGTAATTTCTCGTTTTTTGTCAGCTTAATTAAAAGTAGGTTaagtttttttgtatttgaatgtAGGCAATATGTTGGAAAAGctgattttcttgttttccGAGCTATGAATCAGCATGGATTTCTTGGTCAGcttcaagaaaagaaacttgTAAGTTGTCTACgtgtttggttttttcttcttttttctagaACAACTTTAATAAGTTTATGTGCTTTCTTTTAGAACGTTGGGATTCTTGTTTCCACCTTCAATATAGATACAAATCATTGTTCAATTTGAGCAGGaacctttttcttctcaaaattgTCAGATCTACATCATACATCGAAATACAATTGTACTCtggttattttttctttctttatatgtGAACTGTTAATTTATATGGAAAGGGCTGAGTGGAGAGTTTCTTTGCTTTGCCTTGTTGGTTATAAGGGGAACAATGACAAGGTGGTGTTGCGGGATCAAGAAGATGCTATGATTCCCTCCCCCACCCCCACCATTTCTCTCTGCGGACActgaaacaaaacaatagCATCCAAAAACATAAAGGCATCCTTTTTTGCCAAAACTTACAAATACAGATTGATTAAAAGTATACTGCACATGCAGAAATTAGAAGTCTAAATTAATAAgttgagcttttttttttttttgctgccTAATTGGTACTTTCTCTGAGTTACCCctctttttagttaaattggTGTTAGTAAGTGTAAGACTGGCCTAAACGAATATGGAGGCTTTTGTTGAACACGTCCATAAAGGCAAGtagaaagtgaaagtgaaactCCCGGATTTATCTACCAACCAAAGCCATCTATCTGAAAAATGTTTGAAGGCAGAACGAAGAGAGTTCATACATAGAGAGATCCATTCTCAAATCTCATCATCCAAAAGGTTTCTTGCAAATCCAAGGTACTAGATACAGCAACTGGAGCTCCACGAGTTCAAAACAAATAGGTATTGTGCATAACCAAAGCATTTGGGATTATGTAACCAAAGCAGCGATATACATAGGAACTTCACCAATCAAATGATCGTATAAAAAATTGGAATCGACCCACCTGAATTATTGATCTTCCTCAGTTTCTGATACATGTGTTAACTGATACGATTGCTACATTGAAGTTATGCCATTTAAGTATTAAGGGTGAACTATTTCCTTTAGCATTTTTTGCACAtatgttgaatgtatactACTAAGCATGATTTTATGGTCTTGTCTACATGCAAATCCTTGTGCTTGCAggattttctgtttttaaatatagtaatcTGTGTTTCATTTTGAATCCATATCCTAATTTATTTCTTGAGTGGTTACCAGTCTTAAGTTGAGCCGCTTCTTGTTCTTTTCCAGTGTGCAGTCATCCAGTTACCATCTCAGACTTTACTGCTGTCCGTTTCTGATAAAGCTTGCCGCTTGATAGGGATGCTTTTTCCTGGGGTAAGATATCTTTGAGCTACAAAGAATAGTTCGTATTAGTACTAGtattctttcttgttttctttaaataaatggTGAGAATTCATTTCAAGGTAAGTACATTACCCACAAGTCGCAGATGTccgttttattttcttttgacattCTCTAATTATATTAGCAAAATTTAAACCGTTCAAAAACACAGTCAATCAAATCATTTACacttttttccctctttctcGAATATGTTCAAGTGTGCCTGTTTGACTTGATCACCCAAGAAAATCAAGAATTGTAGATTTAaccttttgatttaatttcaatcGAGGTTGCCATCTTTTAGGGTTTCCAAATTTCTCAAATGCTATCCTATTATGGATTATTGGTATTTGATAGTTTTGGGACTTTCTGAATCAATCAGGATATGGTTGTGTTTAAGCCTCAAATATCCAGTCAACAGCAACAACAGCATCAAatgcaacaacaacaaatgcAACAGCAACTTCAACAGCAACAGCAACATCAACTTTCTCAGCTGCAACAGCAGCATCAACTTCCTCAGATGCAAcaacagcagcagcagcagcagcaacagcCACAGCTTTCTCATATGCAACAACAGCAACAGCAACAGCAACAGCAGCAGCCTCTTCCTCAAATCCAACAGCAGCAGCAGTCGCAGCTTCCTCAAAtacagcagcagcagcagcaacagcaGCAACCACAATTGTCACAGCTTCAAAACCAGCAGCAACCACAACTGTCACAGCTTCAAAGCCAGCAGCAACCACAACTGTCACAGCTTCAAAGCCAGCAGCAGATTCCACAAATGcagcaacaacagcaacaaaTGGTTGCGGGTGGAATCAATCAATCTTATGTCCAAGGAGGGCGATCACAGTTAGTTTCACAGGGACAAGTCTCTTCCCAGGGTCAATCTAACATGTCTGCTGGAAACTTTATGGGTTGATTTGAACATTCTAATTTAATACCTCTTAAGTCTATTGGTTTTATTGGGAATCTTggtataaataaacaatttttaattgatttagtGTAATTATGTTTGTGTTATAGtgaatttatgtatatatgaCACGATGGTTCCAGTAACACTTAACAGAAGTTGTTTGGCAAAGATGAGCATGAGTTAATTAGTATAGTGCTTGTATTATACAGCTCGAAACTAGACGTTCAATTTCTTCTCCAGGGGTTGATTGACTCCTCATGATGGACAAAGATTTTAAGTTTAGGCCGCTCATCTCAATATCCAAGGTTGTAAACACCCTGTGACTAAACTAGGAGGCTCATTATTAACAAACAgtattcaaaaattaaaattttagtatgaTGTAgtgttaattaattgttagTTGTAAGTTAATAATTTTGGACATCGATGTCAGATCTTTATTGTCAGTGGTCAATTATAATTGCAACAACTGCATcttgtttttaacttttaccattataatttcctttctttagtTAACATTCTTGTGATGTTTTATGTTATTACATGAAAAAAGttggtttatatttttgtgGTGAGATGTCCCCAAGCAGTCATGTTTCAGTTTCAAGTCTTTTAGGAATGCATTAAAATGGGAAATTAGATACCCCACTAAAACGCAGCCACACCATCACCCAACTTTAATCATACTTTCTTTCACTAATGCCTTCccactttaaaaaaaaaattgccatTATTGTCACGAGGATTAACAATTCTCAACAACCATAAGCCGTCCTTGTTTTTTCATCATTGATACGTCATTTCACATCCAACCAAACTTTTCCAAgaggaaaatatttacacaatgTAACcactttttaataattgtcGATAAACATGAATTCAAATAccttatttaaatttctttcccATGCATCGATCGGTAGAATTATTACTTGTCCATGAtcgagagagagaaagaaaaagggagcTTTATAGTAGAATATAACATGTGACACTCAATTCTTTCCTATTAAGTTGGGTGTTTTCTAAGAATGTAATTCCAGTCACTTGATTCACAAAAACTTCATATTGATTCTTCGTTCTCATATTTTAGGACCCCTCTTACTTTGTTCTTTGAAAGAACTCAAAAAGAGAGGCAGAGAGAATTCTTCATATAATATGATCAATAATTgcataaataaagaagagcCACATGTAGCTTTCACTACTTTACATCACTCCAATTATTCTAAATAGTatgatataacaaaactaaaaagtaaatttttttaaaaaaaccataatCTCTTTTAAAATGCTGAAATATTGTTACAGGtttggaaataaaagaaatgagaacAATTAATTATCATGGTTTGGTATGAGATCTTTTGAgtgaaatgaaaagtaaatttatgAGAATTTATGTTCGAAATAGAGAGTGTTAGATTAGAGATATATTGTGTATAGAGTAAAAAAACTTTGGTTTCTTCTATAGCTTGACAACAAATGCATATAAGTAGCCACATGTAGTACAAGTgtaagaagaatgaaaaaaataactaatataacataaatacaTTCATTAACTCTAATACAAAGTCAACTTGAACTTATTTCCTTTGTCTTTTTCCTCCTCTTAAAATGGCCTTAAAACAAGGAATCCAATATAAAGCAAGATTAAAGTGTTGGGTTagttttaattcattattttattttctattccACCCAACAATTGACTCCTCACCCACTATTTATATTTGGGTTTCCATTGTTTTGAGACACACCAATTTCAAAGCACTTTCAactttgtctttgtttttgggtTCCATCTCTTaacatttatttcaaaaatggtTTCTACTTCTCAACCTCCTAAGGTGAAGCCTTCATCAACAATTATCATGCCCAATGGCTATGGCTATTTGGCCTTAATTcctctgttttgttttttcttttttcccttaaactgttattatacattttgttttcattttaatcaacTCTCTCATCTTCTCAGGAAACTCTTCATGTTGACCAAAAATGGAAGGAGGAAGACCCGACACGGCGAGCCAAGTGGTGGTATGCCACCTTTCATTCTGTTACCGCCATGATAGGTGCTGGCGTTCTCAGCCTACCCTACGCTATGGCTTACTTGGGATGGTAATGTTAAATCACTGCTAAACTCAAAAACTTACATTAATTTCGAGtaacttcaaattaaaagcCTTTGACATGCAGAACTTAATTATGagaaatatacataaaatttctCTACTCAACTTTTCTGGTTTCTCTATGGCTTGATCAGGGGTCCAGGAACAATGGTCTTGTTTGTATCATGGTGCATGACTCTAAACACCATGTGGCAGATGATTCAGCTTCATGAATGCGTCGCGGGGACACGTTTTGATCGATATATCGACCTCGGTCGATATGCTTTTGGCGAAAAACTTGGTCCTTGGATTGTGCTGCCACAACAACTCATCGTTCAAGTCGGTTGCGACATAGTGTATATGGTTACAGGTAAGATTCACTTCTACATATCAACATCGACGAAACTGTCTCactcataaaaatatatatatatatatgtatgaaaatATCCCCATGTTGAAATTACAGGAGGGAAGTGCATGAAGAAGTTCATGGAGATGGCTTGTGTAAACTGCTTTGAAGTGAAACAATCCTATTGGATTCTGATATTTGGTTCaatccatttctttctttctcaactTCCCAACTTCAATTCTGTTGCTGGCGTTTCCCTTGCAGCTGCCATTATGTCTCTAAGGTAAAAGATAATTGTTAAGcacatgtttattttaaaactaaaagaagaagaaacctgCCTCACTTTTTTTCACAGAATATGTTCCATTAATTCAACATTTATAGATCTGaaaaaatcttgtttttttattataaagattatttcaaaatgttctTAAAGCTATGTTTGATATCTTCTACTTTattcttgtttctttcaaacttcAGTTGTGAGTCTAAGAATTtctcaaacatttaaaagcaaaaaaatttcTGATACCTTTTGAAGtaataaaaagttgaaggaAAGAGAATAGAAAAGACAAGGAGTATCTTTTGATAGAAGAAACATTAAAGtaaagatgatgaagaagaaaaaaaggaaccAAAACTTTGCTCTATAAGTagtacaaatcaataaaaattttaaaaaacaataaatcattttaaattttaagtttttttagaattataacATCAATTCTATACTAACAACCATAGGTTTTTAACTGCTgtggttgaagaaaaaaattgctatgttctcttttattttctttatctattaaaaaaaagaatcgtTACAATGTTGTTGTCTtcttaatataattgttaaaCGTAGGTTAGAAAAACGGTATATCCTTAATAACTATATAATACAACGAGgtcttttttctcctttttccttttgtcaTATTTCTCTTATGCAATATTAAGGTATAAAACTGACAAGTTTGGCAACTATATAATGTGAACTCTAATGAATATCAACACAGAAGTAAGTATTTTGTCTTAGATATATATAAGCAAGGATTagagaaaattttagttttcattcaAAGAATAAATCTAACCCCTAACTTTTTATAtgtctattttttatactaaatttGAAGAGTCCACTTATTAAGCCGAGTTAATAAGTATGAAGTTAAGATGGTAGAGTTATGTGAAAAGATTAAGTTGGTAAATGTGAAgatataaatgatataaaaacGGAGGTTAGCGTAAGAAGTTAACAGGTCAAAAAAACGATGGTTaagtaagaaaaatgagaGGAACGTTGTTGACTTAAAGATAAAACCAAGGAGCTAAATTGCTTCACTTTTTCATTCAATGGCTAACAAAAGAAGACATGTCTTATCTTttgaaagaacaaataaagagaaggatatggaagaaaattctttttccacattaaaataaaccaaagcAATAAAGacaagttaaaaaataaagcaagCTTTAATTAGACATAgggtaaaataaaagataggTTTTTCAGTTTATGTGTATACCTCATTTAATTTTGACATAGATTGCAATAAATTCCACTAGTAGATTAGATTAAAGTAACTTTGGCTAATAAAGGATTAAGTTATTCAATTAggggatattttttattcttagaatatttattataat encodes:
- the LOC101203057 gene encoding mediator of RNA polymerase II transcription subunit 25, with protein sequence MADKQLIVVVEGTAAMGPFWQTVVSDYIEKIVRSFCGNELTGQKPPTSNVEFSLVTFHTHGSYCGCLVQRTGWTRDVDIFIQWLSAIPFSGGGFSDAAIAEGLAEALMMFPTQPNGGQNQQTMDMQKHCILVAASNPYPLPTPVYRPAVQNLEQHDNVEPGSSQSYAETVAKSFPQCFISLSVICPKQLPKLKAIYTAGKRNPRAADPPIDNVKSPSYLVLISENFVEARAALSRPGITSLPANQSPVKMDISSVVPVTGPPPTTTPSVNGPIINRQPVSVPNGPTATVKVEPNTVTSMTNGSGYPPHMPSVVRAASQGVPSLQTSSPLSSQEMITNNENTQDLKPLVTGVPQPVRSLGPANVSILNNISQARVMSTAALNGGTSIGLPSMGQTPIAMHVSNMISSGMGSSVPAAQNVFSSGQSGMTSINGSSTLSQVAPNSGISSLTSGNNNISGNPNIATSQAVGNLQGSVSVSQSVPGISQGNLAGTQVVQSGIGVSQNVMSNLTQPGVSSGNGTMIPTPGMPQQVQNGMHSLGMNNAAANMPLPQHSAGALQQQAQSKYVKFWEGNLSGQRQGQPVFITRMEGYRSASASDKLAANWPQTMQIVRLISQDHMNNKQYVGKADFLVFRAMNQHGFLGQLQEKKLCAVIQLPSQTLLLSVSDKACRLIGMLFPGDMVVFKPQISSQQQQQHQMQQQQMQQQLQQQQQHQLSQLQQQHQLPQMQQQQQQQQQQPQLSHMQQQQQQQQQQQPLPQIQQQQQSQLPQIQQQQQQQQQPQLSQLQNQQQPQLSQLQSQQQPQLSQLQSQQQIPQMQQQQQQMVAGGINQSYVQGGRSQLVSQGQVSSQGQSNMSAGNFMG